A window of Martelella mediterranea DSM 17316 contains these coding sequences:
- a CDS encoding SCP2 sterol-binding domain-containing protein, with protein sequence MAEISALIAAMEAKYDALEELGYRVRFDMKDAGSILLDATDGDVEIEEDESGEAEADTVLILTSDNLEKLIKGKLNPMLAFSTGRLKVRGSQGVALKLAGLLEEAS encoded by the coding sequence ATGGCTGAGATCAGCGCGTTGATTGCGGCAATGGAAGCAAAGTACGATGCGCTTGAGGAGCTGGGCTACCGGGTCCGCTTCGACATGAAGGATGCCGGGTCGATTTTGCTTGATGCAACAGACGGCGATGTCGAGATTGAAGAGGATGAGAGCGGCGAGGCCGAGGCCGACACCGTGCTCATCCTCACTTCCGACAATCTCGAAAAGCTGATCAAGGGAAAGCTGAACCCGATGCTGGCCTTTTCGACCGGCCGCCTGAAGGTGCGCGGTTCCCAGGGCGTGGCGCTGAAACTCGCGGGGCTTCTTGAGGAGGCCTCCTAA
- a CDS encoding thiolase family protein — protein MTNVVIAGYQRSPFSLATKGELARVRPDDLAAQVVRGLVEKTGVKMEDIEDLILGCAFPEAEQGFNLGRLVVLMADLPQSVGGVTVNRFCGSSMQSIHMAAGQIQLGAGEVFICAGVESMSRVPMTGFNPMPNPALYAKVPGAYIGMGDTAENIATKWQISREQQEAFAVKSQEKATAARSEGRLKDEIVPISVKGGTVSEDGCIRPETTPEALAGLKPAFSANGTVTAGTSSPLTDGASAVLVCSEEYAMKNGLTPLARLTSVGISGCAPEIMGIGPVGASRKALERAGLDAGAMDVIELNEAFASQSLACIRDLGLAEDRINIDGGAIALGHPLGATGARIVGKAASLLQREGGKYALATQCIGGGQGIATILERI, from the coding sequence ATGACCAACGTTGTCATCGCGGGCTATCAGCGCTCGCCGTTTTCACTTGCCACCAAGGGCGAACTGGCCCGTGTCCGTCCGGATGATCTGGCGGCCCAGGTGGTGCGCGGGCTGGTCGAGAAGACCGGCGTCAAGATGGAGGACATCGAGGACCTGATCCTCGGCTGCGCCTTTCCGGAAGCCGAGCAGGGCTTTAATCTCGGCCGTCTCGTGGTGCTGATGGCGGATCTGCCGCAGTCGGTCGGCGGCGTCACGGTCAATCGCTTTTGCGGCTCCTCGATGCAGTCGATCCACATGGCCGCCGGCCAGATCCAGCTCGGCGCCGGCGAAGTCTTCATCTGCGCGGGCGTGGAAAGCATGAGCCGGGTGCCGATGACCGGCTTCAACCCAATGCCGAACCCCGCGCTCTACGCCAAGGTGCCGGGCGCCTATATCGGCATGGGCGACACGGCGGAAAACATCGCGACCAAATGGCAGATTTCGCGTGAGCAACAGGAAGCCTTTGCCGTGAAGAGCCAGGAAAAGGCCACCGCTGCCCGCAGCGAAGGACGGCTGAAGGACGAGATCGTGCCGATCAGCGTGAAGGGCGGAACGGTTTCTGAAGACGGCTGCATCCGTCCGGAAACCACACCCGAGGCGCTGGCCGGCCTGAAACCGGCCTTCTCGGCCAACGGCACGGTCACCGCCGGCACCTCCTCGCCGCTGACGGATGGCGCTTCGGCCGTGCTGGTGTGCTCGGAGGAGTATGCGATGAAAAACGGCCTGACGCCGCTCGCCCGCCTGACCTCCGTCGGCATCAGCGGTTGCGCGCCGGAAATCATGGGCATCGGCCCGGTCGGCGCCAGCCGCAAGGCGCTGGAGCGCGCCGGCCTCGATGCCGGCGCCATGGATGTGATCGAGCTTAACGAAGCCTTCGCCAGCCAGTCGCTGGCCTGCATCCGCGATCTCGGCCTTGCCGAAGACCGGATCAATATCGATGGCGGCGCCATCGCGCTCGGTCATCCGCTCGGCGCCACCGGCGCGCGCATCGTCGGCAAGGCGGCGTCGCTGTTGCAGCGCGAGGGCGGCAAGTATGCGCTCGCCACCCAGTGCATCGGCGGCGGCCAGGGCATCGCAACCATTCTGGAGCGAATCTGA
- a CDS encoding MerR family transcriptional regulator: MADQFFTVTQLAEELGLTPRALRFYETKGLITPGRAGKTRIYTQRDRARLILILRGKRLGFSLEEIKEFLDLYKVDHTQQEQLTALLRAVHERIQLLEEQKVAIDLTLSELKTVVRETEERLSQKAGKLAS; the protein is encoded by the coding sequence GTGGCGGATCAGTTTTTTACCGTGACCCAGTTGGCCGAAGAGCTCGGGCTCACGCCACGGGCCTTGCGGTTCTACGAGACCAAGGGTTTGATAACCCCGGGCCGGGCCGGAAAGACGCGCATCTACACGCAGCGCGACCGCGCCCGTCTGATCCTCATTCTGCGCGGCAAGCGGCTTGGCTTCTCGCTGGAGGAGATCAAGGAGTTTCTGGACCTTTACAAGGTCGACCATACGCAGCAGGAGCAGTTGACGGCGCTGTTGCGGGCGGTGCACGAACGCATCCAGCTTCTGGAAGAGCAGAAGGTCGCGATCGACCTCACCCTCTCGGAATTGAAGACCGTCGTGCGCGAAACCGAAGAACGGCTGTCACAAAAGGCGGGCAAGCTCGCCAGCTGA
- a CDS encoding OmpP1/FadL family transporter, whose protein sequence is MNKPSRIHLLMLSAATLLCAGTASAGSFALREQSAVGQGQAFAGAAAGQAGLGSMYWNPATMAAFEGFQVEVDLSGIFPYSDITPTSGTAPALLLLGGTGSTGDMALDAALPAGYVSYQVSDDVWLGLGLNTPFGLETKNPFNYSGQIYARTSEVLSYDINPTIAWQVNDWLAIGGGIEAMYFKTRLTQAMSPFPGAPSAELEGDSWGVGFTLGFTLTPMDGTVIGVGYRSQIKQNLEGHLDLGAMMGPLPPGSYPVKSDLTLPDQITVGLSQALTDQLTLNAGFEWTHWSVFDNFPVYGTSGFTNGMQLTDLPFEYDDGYYLSVGLEYAMNERFTVRGGVGYEWSPISTTNRDLRLPDSDRVHASLGGTYSWNDKLSLDFAYEHIFTTGDTDIKIDANNPHYAGLAFFGDVDAHVDIVSASLRYRF, encoded by the coding sequence ATGAACAAACCCAGCCGAATACATCTTCTAATGCTCAGCGCGGCAACGCTATTGTGCGCGGGAACGGCGTCTGCCGGCTCGTTCGCGTTGCGCGAGCAGAGCGCGGTCGGTCAGGGCCAGGCCTTTGCGGGCGCGGCGGCAGGACAGGCCGGCCTCGGCTCGATGTACTGGAACCCGGCAACGATGGCCGCCTTCGAAGGCTTTCAGGTCGAAGTCGACCTTTCAGGCATTTTCCCCTATTCCGACATAACCCCGACAAGCGGGACCGCGCCGGCGCTTCTGCTCTTGGGCGGCACCGGTTCGACCGGCGATATGGCACTCGATGCGGCGCTTCCGGCCGGCTATGTGAGCTATCAGGTCAGCGACGATGTCTGGCTGGGCCTGGGCCTCAACACGCCCTTCGGCCTCGAGACGAAGAACCCGTTCAACTATTCCGGACAGATCTACGCCCGCACCTCGGAAGTTCTCAGCTATGACATCAACCCGACCATTGCCTGGCAAGTCAATGACTGGCTGGCGATCGGCGGCGGCATCGAGGCGATGTATTTCAAGACCCGGCTGACGCAGGCGATGAGCCCGTTCCCGGGCGCGCCTTCCGCCGAACTTGAGGGCGATTCCTGGGGCGTCGGCTTCACGCTCGGCTTCACGCTGACCCCGATGGACGGCACCGTGATCGGCGTCGGCTACCGCTCGCAGATCAAGCAGAACCTTGAGGGCCACCTCGATCTCGGCGCCATGATGGGACCGCTTCCGCCCGGCTCCTATCCGGTGAAGTCCGACCTCACCCTGCCCGATCAGATAACCGTCGGCCTCAGCCAGGCGCTTACCGATCAGCTGACCCTGAATGCCGGCTTCGAGTGGACCCACTGGAGCGTCTTCGACAATTTCCCGGTCTACGGCACGTCCGGTTTCACCAATGGCATGCAGCTTACCGATCTGCCCTTCGAATATGATGACGGCTACTACCTTTCCGTCGGCCTCGAATATGCCATGAACGAACGGTTCACGGTTCGCGGCGGCGTCGGCTATGAATGGTCGCCAATCTCGACCACCAACCGCGACCTGCGCCTGCCCGACAGCGATCGCGTCCATGCCTCGCTCGGCGGCACCTACAGCTGGAACGACAAGCTGTCGCTCGACTTCGCCTATGAGCACATCTTCACCACCGGCGACACCGACATCAAGATCGACGCCAACAATCCGCATTACGCGGGTCTCGCCTTCTTCGGCGATGTCGATGCCCATGTCGATATCGTGTCGGCCAGCCTGCGCTATCGCTTCTGA
- a CDS encoding pyridoxal phosphate-dependent aminotransferase, translating into MHYASITRRLRDLGGDKWAVHNAARDRNARGEAIIMLTIGEPDIPTDPDLVEICAQSMRKGRTRYSNGRGEPGLVSALAATYAPRLPGIGPENILCFPGTQTALFAVMLALVEDGDGVLIGDPYYATYDGVVEATGASVQPVPLKMEHGFVPQPEDLREAITPQSRVLLLNTPHNPSGSVIDRDTMEAIGEIAIEKDLWIVCDEVYESLIFEGEFCSPLEFAALRERTIVVSSISKSHAATGFRSGWAVGPVEAMRLVLPISETMLFGNQPFIADMTEAALTNDYDTAARQREALSRRARACQAAFDVAEGLSSFAPQGGMFMMVDVSQAGLGGEAFAWRLLEEEAVAVMPGESFGAEAGHLIRLGLTLPDDELAEAVRRIAALASRLCSARTEAATA; encoded by the coding sequence ATGCACTACGCATCAATCACCCGCAGGCTCAGGGATCTGGGCGGCGATAAATGGGCCGTTCACAACGCCGCCCGCGACCGCAATGCGCGCGGCGAGGCAATCATCATGCTGACCATCGGCGAGCCCGACATTCCGACCGATCCGGACCTTGTCGAGATCTGCGCGCAATCGATGCGTAAGGGCCGCACCCGCTATTCCAACGGCCGCGGCGAGCCCGGTCTGGTCAGCGCGCTGGCGGCCACCTATGCCCCGCGCCTGCCCGGCATCGGCCCGGAGAACATCCTGTGCTTTCCCGGCACCCAGACCGCGCTCTTCGCCGTGATGCTGGCGCTGGTCGAAGACGGCGACGGCGTGCTGATCGGCGATCCCTATTACGCCACCTATGACGGCGTGGTCGAGGCGACCGGGGCCAGCGTGCAACCCGTGCCGCTGAAGATGGAACACGGTTTCGTGCCGCAGCCCGAGGATCTGCGGGAGGCGATAACGCCGCAAAGCCGCGTGCTGCTGCTGAACACGCCACACAATCCCAGCGGATCGGTCATCGATCGCGATACCATGGAAGCCATCGGCGAGATCGCGATCGAGAAGGATCTCTGGATCGTCTGCGACGAGGTCTATGAATCCCTGATCTTTGAGGGCGAGTTCTGCTCGCCGCTGGAATTTGCGGCGCTGCGCGAGCGCACCATCGTCGTCTCCTCGATCTCGAAAAGCCACGCCGCCACGGGCTTCCGCAGCGGCTGGGCCGTGGGTCCGGTCGAGGCGATGCGTCTTGTCCTGCCGATCTCGGAAACAATGCTGTTCGGCAACCAGCCCTTCATCGCGGACATGACCGAAGCGGCGCTGACCAACGACTATGACACCGCCGCGCGCCAGCGCGAGGCGCTCTCTCGTCGTGCGCGCGCCTGCCAGGCCGCCTTCGACGTCGCCGAAGGGCTGTCGTCCTTCGCCCCGCAGGGCGGCATGTTCATGATGGTCGATGTCTCACAGGCCGGCCTTGGCGGCGAAGCCTTCGCCTGGCGCCTGCTGGAAGAAGAAGCGGTGGCGGTGATGCCCGGCGAAAGCTTCGGCGCCGAGGCCGGACACCTGATCCGTCTCGGCCTGACGCTGCCGGACGATGAACTGGCCGAGGCCGTGCGCCGCATCGCGGCGCTGGCGTCCCGGCTCTGCAGCGCAAGGACCGAGGCCGCAACGGCCTGA
- a CDS encoding DUF2147 domain-containing protein — MIRRVFGAALAAGLMTASMAAAASPDGKWLTESGKTQVQIAPCGSNYCGTIVWQKTPSNDVKNPDAAKRSRPLVGTEMLSDLSADGDNAWKGKLYNFENGKTYTGKMELTDANTLKLSGCIMGGVICKSQTWRRTK; from the coding sequence ATGATCAGAAGAGTTTTCGGCGCTGCACTCGCTGCAGGTCTGATGACGGCCTCAATGGCCGCTGCCGCGTCGCCGGACGGCAAATGGCTGACCGAAAGCGGCAAGACCCAGGTTCAGATCGCGCCTTGCGGCAGCAATTACTGCGGCACCATTGTCTGGCAGAAAACGCCCTCGAACGACGTCAAGAACCCCGACGCCGCAAAGCGCAGCCGCCCGCTCGTCGGGACTGAGATGCTCTCAGACCTCTCGGCCGATGGCGACAATGCCTGGAAAGGCAAGCTCTACAATTTCGAGAACGGCAAGACCTATACCGGCAAGATGGAGCTGACAGACGCCAACACGCTGAAGCTTTCCGGCTGCATCATGGGCGGCGTGATCTGCAAGAGCCAGACCTGGCGCCGGACGAAGTAG
- a CDS encoding TetR family transcriptional regulator C-terminal domain-containing protein: MTWLLPRESEGFRKGIESQQEDIRVTRRSYQRLGVDARRSALLEATLDCLAEDGMGGASVRRIAERAGVSPGLIRHYYASKDEMVHEAYAYLMGNLTGAAADSAHAASEGPAQALAHFIAANVRQPNLSARKVSLWATFIGRVRSGQRYADIHRESYREFLDLLEELVHPVLVQHGLPADPAACHSHAIALNGLIDGLWLEGSLGHGLYDPARLPGIALAAAEGILRLPDETLVRAVAP; the protein is encoded by the coding sequence ATGACTTGGCTGCTGCCGCGAGAATCGGAAGGCTTTCGCAAAGGCATTGAAAGCCAGCAGGAGGACATCAGGGTGACACGGCGAAGCTACCAACGTTTGGGGGTAGACGCCCGGCGCAGCGCATTGCTCGAGGCGACGCTGGATTGCCTGGCGGAGGACGGCATGGGTGGCGCCAGCGTTCGCAGGATAGCGGAGCGCGCCGGCGTTTCGCCGGGGCTGATCCGGCACTATTATGCGTCAAAGGACGAAATGGTCCATGAGGCCTATGCCTACCTGATGGGCAACCTCACCGGGGCTGCGGCGGATTCCGCCCATGCGGCCTCGGAAGGTCCGGCGCAAGCGCTGGCGCACTTCATCGCGGCCAATGTCAGGCAACCGAACCTCTCCGCGCGCAAGGTTTCGCTGTGGGCGACATTCATCGGGCGCGTCCGCTCCGGGCAACGCTACGCCGATATCCACCGGGAGAGCTACCGCGAGTTCCTCGACCTGCTGGAGGAACTGGTCCACCCGGTCCTGGTGCAGCACGGGCTGCCCGCCGATCCGGCGGCCTGCCACAGCCATGCCATCGCGCTCAACGGGCTGATCGACGGCCTCTGGCTGGAAGGCTCTCTCGGGCACGGGCTTTACGATCCCGCGCGCCTGCCTGGCATAGCGCTCGCCGCCGCCGAAGGCATTCTGCGCCTGCCCGACGAGACACTGGTGCGCGCCGTCGCGCCCTGA
- a CDS encoding acyl-CoA dehydrogenase C-terminal domain-containing protein — protein sequence MQVYNAPIRDMRFVLQELIGIGDYPEIPGLEEVTPDLADAILEESGKFCTEVLLPLNATGDEEGCVLENGVVRTPKGFKEAYKAFAESGWTAMASAPEWGGQGLPESINKLVEEMSCAANLSFGLYPGLTHGAYQAIVDHASEELKQTYLPKMVEGTWSGTMCLTEAHCGTDLGLLRTRAEPQDDGSYKITGSKIFISAGEHDLTENIIHLVLARLPDAPKGVKGISLFLVPKFLPNADGTPGQRNGVTCSGIEHKMGIKASATCQMSFDEATGWLVGEPHKGMRAMFTMMNSERLSVGVQGLGAAEAAYQGAVAYAKERLQGRSLAGAKHPDKPADPIIVHPDVRRMLMTMRANVEGCRALGGWVARNLDMMKHHPDPETRKEAEDFTALMTPIVKALFTDLGFETASIGMQVYGGHGFIRDHGMEQYVRDSRISMIYEGTNGVQALDLVGRKMPAHMGRYLRAFFHPALAEIDAAIDDDRLSDLVQPLSKAFGGLQLCTAEIAQKGLRDPEEAGAAATEYLRLFGLVALGVMWLRTAKVAHAALDGECDDPEFYKAKLVTAQFYMTRILPQAAGLVAAIRSGKSAMMALDEMAF from the coding sequence ATGCAAGTCTATAATGCGCCCATAAGGGACATGCGTTTCGTTCTGCAGGAACTGATCGGCATCGGCGATTACCCCGAGATTCCCGGTCTCGAAGAGGTCACGCCGGATCTGGCCGACGCGATCCTGGAAGAATCAGGCAAGTTCTGCACCGAAGTGCTGCTGCCGCTGAACGCAACCGGCGACGAAGAGGGCTGCGTGCTGGAAAACGGCGTCGTGCGCACGCCGAAGGGCTTCAAGGAAGCCTACAAGGCGTTTGCCGAAAGCGGCTGGACGGCGATGGCCTCTGCTCCGGAATGGGGCGGGCAGGGCCTGCCGGAATCCATCAACAAGCTGGTGGAGGAGATGAGCTGCGCGGCCAATCTTTCCTTCGGCCTCTATCCGGGCCTCACCCACGGCGCCTATCAGGCGATCGTCGACCATGCGAGCGAGGAGTTGAAGCAGACCTATCTGCCGAAAATGGTCGAGGGCACGTGGTCGGGCACGATGTGCCTGACGGAAGCCCATTGCGGTACCGATCTCGGCCTGCTCAGAACCCGCGCGGAGCCGCAGGATGACGGCTCCTACAAGATCACCGGCTCTAAGATATTCATCTCCGCCGGCGAGCATGACCTCACCGAAAACATCATCCATCTGGTGCTGGCGCGGCTTCCCGATGCGCCGAAGGGCGTCAAGGGGATCAGCCTGTTTCTGGTGCCGAAATTCCTGCCGAACGCCGATGGCACGCCGGGCCAGCGCAATGGCGTGACCTGCTCGGGCATCGAGCACAAGATGGGCATCAAGGCCTCTGCGACCTGCCAGATGTCGTTCGACGAGGCCACCGGCTGGCTGGTCGGCGAGCCGCACAAGGGCATGCGCGCCATGTTCACGATGATGAACAGCGAGCGGCTGTCAGTCGGCGTTCAGGGGCTGGGTGCGGCGGAAGCGGCCTATCAGGGCGCCGTCGCCTATGCCAAGGAGCGGCTGCAGGGCCGCTCGCTTGCCGGCGCCAAACACCCCGACAAGCCCGCCGATCCGATCATCGTCCACCCCGATGTGCGCCGCATGCTGATGACCATGCGCGCCAATGTCGAGGGTTGCCGTGCGCTTGGCGGCTGGGTGGCGCGCAATCTCGACATGATGAAGCACCATCCCGATCCGGAAACGCGCAAGGAAGCGGAGGATTTCACCGCGCTGATGACTCCGATCGTCAAGGCGCTGTTCACCGATCTCGGCTTCGAAACCGCCTCGATCGGCATGCAGGTCTATGGCGGCCATGGCTTCATCCGCGATCACGGCATGGAGCAATATGTCCGCGACAGCCGCATCTCGATGATCTACGAGGGCACCAACGGCGTGCAGGCGCTCGACCTCGTCGGCCGCAAGATGCCGGCGCATATGGGCCGCTATCTGCGTGCGTTCTTTCATCCGGCGCTCGCGGAAATCGATGCCGCGATCGACGATGACCGGCTTTCCGATCTGGTTCAGCCGCTGTCGAAGGCCTTTGGCGGGCTGCAGCTCTGCACCGCCGAGATCGCGCAGAAGGGCCTGAGGGACCCGGAGGAGGCCGGTGCGGCCGCGACCGAGTATCTGCGGCTCTTCGGCCTCGTCGCGCTCGGCGTGATGTGGCTGCGGACCGCCAAGGTCGCCCATGCCGCGCTCGATGGCGAATGCGACGATCCCGAGTTCTACAAGGCCAAGCTCGTCACCGCGCAGTTCTACATGACCCGCATCCTGCCGCAGGCCGCCGGCCTCGTCGCCGCGATCCGCTCCGGCAAGTCCGCGATGATGGCGCTCGACGAGATGGCGTTTTGA
- a CDS encoding 3-hydroxyacyl-CoA dehydrogenase/enoyl-CoA hydratase family protein yields the protein MSDSEFKINTVAVIGSGVMGSGIAAQVANAGHKVLLLDIVPEGAANRNVIAETALARMKKADPAPFMSKRAAKLVETGNIEDDLEKLAGVDWIIEVVVEKLDVKQALYRRIDAVRKPGTAISSNTSTIPLARLVEGMPEAFVRDFMITHFFNPPRYMRLMELVTGPDTNEALAASVTDFADRKLGKSVVVCNDRPGFVANRLGVTWIQLGVLKAMEEGLTVEEADAVMGKPFGIPKTGIFGLIDLVGLDLMPHIGASLKSALPDGDMFHATNRDLPLVNKMIADGYTGRKGKGGFYRLNREGGRKIKEAIDLGSGRYSTSAKVESPELKAARKPRQVMEIDGPLGRYAFGVMANTLSYAASLVGDAADDIAAIDEVMRLGYNWRWGPFELIDMIGAPWLVARMREENIPVPDVLEKVGERTFYRIEDGKRQALQPDGSYRDIARPEGVLMLEDIKRVSEPLLKNGSAALWDIGDGVVCFEFTSKANAMDDQIMTLLDKTIGLVKKNYKALVIYNEGTNFSVGANLGLALFAANIAAWGEIEKLVSNGQATYRKLKYAPFPVVAAPSGMALGGGCEIVLHSDAVQAHAETYIGLVECGVGLVPAWGGCREMLTRWQNNPAAPKGPMPATAKVFEMLSTATVAKSADEARELLFLGKDDGVTMNRYRLLADAKARALAMVDGYQPPEPQEIVLPGPSGKIALEMAAEGFARRGIATPHDLTVARELATVLTGGDTDIIDPVDEDTILELEHESFMRLVKTKKTLDRFESVIETGKPLRN from the coding sequence ATGTCTGATAGCGAATTCAAGATCAACACGGTTGCCGTTATCGGCTCCGGCGTGATGGGATCGGGCATTGCCGCCCAGGTCGCCAATGCCGGTCACAAGGTGCTGCTGCTGGACATCGTGCCGGAGGGTGCTGCCAACCGCAACGTGATCGCGGAAACCGCGCTCGCCAGGATGAAGAAGGCCGATCCCGCGCCGTTCATGTCGAAACGGGCCGCGAAGCTGGTTGAAACCGGCAATATCGAGGACGATCTCGAAAAGTTGGCCGGCGTCGACTGGATCATCGAGGTCGTTGTCGAAAAGCTCGATGTCAAGCAGGCGCTCTACCGCCGGATCGACGCCGTGCGCAAGCCGGGCACGGCGATCTCGTCGAACACCTCGACCATTCCGCTTGCGCGCCTTGTGGAGGGCATGCCGGAGGCGTTCGTCCGTGATTTCATGATCACCCACTTCTTCAATCCGCCGCGCTACATGCGGCTGATGGAACTGGTGACGGGCCCTGACACGAACGAAGCGCTCGCCGCGAGCGTGACCGATTTCGCCGATCGCAAGCTCGGCAAGAGCGTCGTCGTCTGCAACGATCGTCCCGGTTTCGTCGCCAACCGCCTCGGCGTCACCTGGATCCAGCTCGGCGTGCTGAAGGCCATGGAAGAAGGGCTGACGGTGGAAGAGGCCGACGCCGTGATGGGCAAGCCCTTCGGCATTCCCAAGACCGGCATTTTCGGCCTGATCGATCTCGTCGGCCTCGACCTGATGCCGCATATCGGCGCGAGCCTGAAGAGTGCGTTGCCGGACGGCGACATGTTCCACGCGACCAACCGCGACCTGCCGCTGGTCAACAAGATGATCGCCGACGGCTATACCGGGCGCAAGGGCAAGGGCGGCTTCTACCGGCTGAACCGCGAGGGCGGCCGGAAGATCAAGGAAGCGATCGACCTTGGGAGCGGCCGCTACAGCACCTCCGCAAAGGTCGAGAGCCCCGAACTGAAGGCTGCGCGCAAGCCGCGTCAGGTGATGGAAATCGACGGGCCGCTCGGCCGCTATGCCTTCGGCGTCATGGCCAATACGCTGTCCTATGCGGCAAGCCTCGTCGGCGACGCCGCCGACGATATCGCGGCGATCGATGAGGTCATGCGGCTTGGCTACAACTGGCGCTGGGGTCCGTTCGAACTGATCGACATGATCGGCGCGCCCTGGCTCGTCGCGCGGATGCGTGAGGAAAATATTCCTGTTCCCGACGTGCTGGAAAAGGTGGGCGAGCGCACATTCTACCGCATCGAGGATGGAAAGCGTCAGGCCCTCCAGCCGGACGGCAGCTATCGCGATATCGCGCGGCCCGAGGGCGTGCTGATGCTCGAGGATATCAAGCGCGTCAGCGAGCCGCTTCTGAAGAACGGTTCGGCCGCGCTCTGGGATATCGGCGATGGCGTCGTGTGCTTCGAGTTCACCTCGAAGGCCAACGCCATGGACGACCAGATCATGACGCTGCTCGACAAGACCATCGGGCTTGTGAAGAAGAACTACAAGGCGCTGGTGATCTACAATGAGGGCACGAATTTCTCGGTCGGCGCCAATCTGGGCCTCGCGCTGTTTGCCGCCAATATCGCCGCCTGGGGCGAGATCGAGAAGCTGGTCAGCAACGGTCAGGCGACCTATCGCAAGCTGAAATACGCGCCGTTCCCCGTGGTTGCCGCGCCCTCCGGCATGGCGCTTGGCGGCGGCTGCGAGATCGTGCTGCATTCCGATGCGGTGCAGGCGCATGCCGAAACCTATATCGGCCTCGTGGAATGCGGCGTCGGCCTGGTGCCTGCCTGGGGCGGATGCCGGGAAATGCTGACCCGCTGGCAGAACAATCCGGCAGCCCCGAAAGGCCCGATGCCGGCAACGGCCAAGGTCTTCGAAATGCTGTCGACCGCGACCGTCGCCAAGTCGGCCGACGAGGCGCGGGAGCTCCTGTTCCTCGGCAAGGATGACGGCGTGACCATGAACCGCTACCGGCTTCTGGCCGATGCCAAGGCGCGCGCGCTTGCCATGGTCGACGGCTATCAGCCGCCGGAACCGCAGGAAATCGTGCTGCCCGGCCCCTCGGGCAAGATAGCCCTTGAAATGGCCGCCGAGGGCTTTGCCCGGCGCGGGATCGCCACGCCGCACGACCTGACGGTGGCGCGCGAGCTCGCGACCGTCTTGACCGGCGGCGACACCGACATCATCGACCCGGTGGATGAGGACACGATTCTCGAACTGGAACACGAAAGCTTCATGCGTCTCGTCAAGACAAAGAAGACGCTCGACCGGTTCGAGAGCGTCATCGAAACCGGCAAACCCCTGAGAAACTAG